A genomic region of Streptomyces sp. NBC_00247 contains the following coding sequences:
- a CDS encoding ABC transporter permease, translated as MRVYAVVAAGGFRRHATYRMATVAGTFTNTVFGFIVAYTYAALWAERPDLGGYDTAQAMTFVWLGQALLMTCSMMGGGFENELMARIRTGDIAIDLYRPADLQLWWLAGDLGRAAFHFLGRGIVPMAIGALAFELALPVSPWTWLAFLVSVVLGVVVSFAVRFLVALAAFWLLDGAGVLQISWLTGLFFSGMLLPLNLFPGLLGEVARALPWSAFLQVPADVFLGKRTGWDLVGAFAFQAGWALVLLLAGRLLQSVATRRVVVQGG; from the coding sequence GTGCGGGTCTATGCCGTGGTGGCCGCGGGCGGATTCCGCCGGCATGCCACCTACCGGATGGCGACGGTGGCGGGGACCTTCACCAACACGGTCTTCGGCTTCATCGTCGCGTACACCTACGCCGCCCTGTGGGCGGAGCGGCCGGACCTCGGCGGCTACGACACCGCGCAGGCCATGACCTTCGTCTGGCTGGGCCAGGCGCTGCTGATGACGTGTTCGATGATGGGCGGCGGCTTCGAGAACGAGCTGATGGCGCGCATCCGGACCGGCGACATCGCGATCGACCTCTACCGTCCGGCCGACCTCCAGCTCTGGTGGCTGGCGGGCGACCTGGGCCGGGCGGCCTTCCATTTCCTCGGGCGCGGCATCGTGCCGATGGCGATCGGCGCGCTCGCCTTCGAGCTGGCCCTGCCCGTCTCGCCGTGGACCTGGCTGGCGTTCCTGGTGTCGGTGGTGCTCGGGGTGGTGGTCAGCTTCGCCGTCCGCTTCCTCGTCGCGCTGGCGGCGTTCTGGCTGCTGGACGGGGCCGGGGTGCTCCAGATCAGCTGGCTGACGGGGCTGTTCTTCTCGGGGATGCTGCTGCCGCTGAACCTGTTCCCGGGGCTGCTGGGCGAGGTGGCGCGGGCCCTGCCGTGGTCGGCGTTCCTCCAGGTGCCCGCCGACGTGTTCCTCGGCAAGCGCACCGGGTGGGACCTGGTGGGGGCGTTCGCCTTCCAGGCCGGCTGGGCGCTGGTCCTGCTGCTGGCGGGCCGGCTCCTGCAGTCGGTCGCGACACGGAGAGTGGTGGTGCAGGGTGGCTGA
- a CDS encoding ABC transporter permease translates to MAYAPRGGGRSQAAEGLRAYRLIAGMWIRSTMAYRASFVMTTLGNFLSTVFDFVAIMLMFSHVDALGGYSLPEIALLYGMAATAFGLADLLLGSLDRIGERVRDGTLDTLLVRPVPVLVQVAADRFALRRTGRIIQGLMVLGYALVVLDIEWTPLKVLLVPLAVVSGGAVFGAVYVAGSALQFFALDAAEVQSSFTYGGQTLLQYPPTVFARELVRGVTFVVPLAFVSWLPALYVLGREYPVALPQWVAFLSPVVAAGCGLLAGLAWRTGLRAYRSTGS, encoded by the coding sequence GTGGCGTACGCGCCCCGTGGCGGCGGGCGGTCGCAGGCGGCGGAGGGCCTCCGCGCCTACCGGCTCATCGCGGGGATGTGGATCCGCTCGACCATGGCGTACCGGGCGTCCTTCGTCATGACCACGCTCGGCAACTTCCTCTCGACGGTCTTCGACTTCGTCGCCATCATGCTGATGTTCAGTCATGTCGACGCGCTCGGCGGGTACTCCCTGCCGGAGATCGCCCTGCTGTACGGGATGGCGGCCACCGCGTTCGGTCTGGCCGATCTGCTGCTGGGGTCGCTGGACCGGATCGGTGAGCGGGTCCGGGACGGCACGCTCGACACGCTGCTGGTGCGCCCCGTGCCGGTGCTGGTCCAGGTGGCGGCCGACCGGTTCGCGCTGCGCCGGACGGGGCGGATCATCCAGGGGCTGATGGTCCTGGGGTACGCCCTGGTGGTGCTGGACATCGAGTGGACGCCGCTGAAGGTGCTGCTGGTGCCGCTCGCGGTGGTGAGCGGCGGGGCGGTCTTCGGCGCGGTGTACGTCGCCGGCTCGGCCCTCCAGTTCTTCGCCCTGGACGCGGCGGAGGTGCAGAGCTCCTTCACGTACGGCGGGCAGACGCTGTTGCAGTACCCGCCCACCGTCTTCGCCCGAGAACTGGTGCGCGGGGTGACGTTCGTGGTGCCGCTGGCCTTCGTGAGCTGGCTGCCCGCGCTGTACGTGCTGGGGCGGGAGTACCCGGTGGCGCTGCCGCAGTGGGTGGCGTTCCTGTCCCCGGTGGTGGCGGCCGGGTGCGGGCTGCTCGCGGGCCTGGCGTGGCGCACGGGTTTGCGGGCGTACCGGAGTACGGGAAGTTGA
- a CDS encoding ABC transporter ATP-binding protein: protein MERNAVAGAVRDAGTAVAEDGARTPAGDGSFIELDGVEKVFEVRRKAGFLRRERHEVRAVDGISFRVARGEMVGYIGPNGAGKSTTIKMLTGILTPSGGRLRVAGVDPSRERTRLAHRIGVVFGQRTTLWWDLPLKDSYRLMHRMYRIPDARYRENLDRCVELLDLADLLDTPVRQLSLGQRMRGDIAAALLHDPEVLYLDEPTIGLDIISKTKVRQFLKDLNEERSTTVLLTTHDLTDIEQLCRRVMVIDHGRLMYDGALAGLHEAGESERVLVVDLERELPPIAVESEGPLRARVLRTEGPRQWLALPADASVAPLVARIAAEYPLKDLSVREPDIEDVIARMYAARPHPAA, encoded by the coding sequence ATGGAACGGAACGCGGTTGCCGGTGCGGTACGGGACGCGGGTACGGCGGTGGCGGAGGACGGCGCACGGACACCGGCGGGGGACGGCTCGTTCATCGAGCTGGACGGGGTGGAGAAGGTCTTCGAGGTGCGCCGCAAGGCGGGTTTCCTGCGGCGCGAGCGGCACGAGGTGCGCGCGGTGGACGGGATCAGCTTCCGGGTGGCGCGCGGCGAGATGGTCGGCTACATCGGCCCGAACGGTGCGGGCAAGTCGACGACGATCAAGATGCTGACGGGCATCCTGACCCCGAGCGGCGGCCGGCTGCGGGTCGCGGGAGTCGACCCGTCGCGGGAGCGCACCAGGCTGGCGCACCGGATCGGGGTGGTGTTCGGGCAGCGCACCACGCTCTGGTGGGACCTGCCGCTGAAGGACTCCTACCGGCTGATGCACCGCATGTACCGCATCCCGGACGCGCGTTACCGCGAGAACCTGGACCGCTGCGTAGAACTCCTCGACCTGGCTGACCTGTTGGACACGCCGGTCCGGCAACTCTCGCTCGGCCAGCGGATGCGCGGCGACATCGCGGCGGCGCTGCTGCACGATCCGGAGGTGCTGTACCTGGACGAGCCGACGATCGGGCTCGACATCATCTCCAAGACGAAGGTGCGGCAGTTCCTCAAGGACCTGAACGAGGAGCGCTCCACCACCGTCCTGCTCACCACCCACGACCTCACCGACATCGAGCAGTTGTGCCGGAGGGTGATGGTGATCGACCACGGCCGGCTGATGTACGACGGCGCGCTCGCCGGGCTGCACGAGGCGGGGGAGAGCGAGCGCGTCCTGGTGGTCGATCTGGAGCGCGAACTCCCGCCGATCGCGGTGGAGTCCGAGGGGCCGCTGCGGGCGCGGGTGCTCAGGACCGAGGGGCCGCGCCAGTGGCTGGCGCTCCCGGCGGACGCCTCGGTGGCGCCCCTGGTGGCACGGATCGCGGCGGAGTACCCGCTGAAGGACCTCTCGGTCCGGGAGCCGGACATCGAGGACGTGATCGCCCGGATGTACGCGGCGCGACCGCACCCGGCCGCGTAG
- a CDS encoding DUF1707 SHOCT-like domain-containing protein, translated as MRASDAERERIADILRDAMAEGRLDMEEFEQRLEVAYAARTRGELTPLVRDLPPSGTPLPDVGGAAVTAWSERIGGEPTSKGGFAFWGGFSRRGRWTVGRTFTSFVMWGGGVVDLREARFAEREVTIRCVTIMGGMSVTVPPDVQVRVNGIGLMGGFDERSKDEGEPAPDAPRVTVTGFALMGGVGVERKWSKAERRRRREAEAGAKAEAVGGAPAPRTVDGPGGSREQGGARGPGGGKELR; from the coding sequence ATGCGGGCCTCCGACGCCGAGCGGGAACGGATCGCCGACATCCTGCGGGATGCCATGGCCGAAGGGCGCCTGGACATGGAGGAGTTCGAGCAGCGGCTGGAAGTGGCCTACGCGGCCCGCACGCGCGGGGAGTTGACTCCGCTCGTCCGTGATCTGCCGCCCTCCGGAACGCCGTTGCCCGACGTGGGCGGCGCCGCGGTGACGGCGTGGTCGGAGCGGATCGGCGGGGAGCCGACGTCGAAGGGCGGGTTCGCGTTCTGGGGCGGCTTCAGTCGACGGGGGCGCTGGACCGTGGGCCGGACGTTCACCTCGTTCGTGATGTGGGGCGGCGGTGTCGTCGATCTTCGCGAGGCCCGTTTCGCGGAGCGCGAGGTGACGATCCGCTGTGTCACGATCATGGGCGGCATGAGCGTCACCGTGCCGCCGGACGTACAGGTACGGGTCAACGGGATCGGCCTCATGGGCGGGTTCGACGAGCGGTCCAAGGACGAGGGCGAACCCGCCCCGGACGCGCCGAGGGTGACCGTCACCGGCTTCGCGCTGATGGGCGGCGTCGGCGTGGAACGCAAGTGGAGCAAGGCGGAACGCCGCCGCCGCAGGGAAGCCGAGGCGGGAGCGAAGGCGGAGGCCGTGGGCGGAGCCCCGGCGCCGCGGACGGTGGACGGACCGGGCGGCAGCCGGGAGCAGGGTGGGGCGCGCGGGCCGGGTGGGGGCAAGGAGCTGCGCTGA
- a CDS encoding SGNH/GDSL hydrolase family protein, which yields MSRVARRDQAGPDPGPREPRRGYGAGSGLRRRALLPALVAGTAVLAAALALGTERLAGPHGSDVRAAGEHPAGRESAAADGRWVATWTGAPVRAAPVGTREPAGTVVRNAVHSSAGGVAARITLSNLFGTGPLVVDHARVNSRPVTFGGAGRVTVPAGGHVVSDAVRTRIAADSDLVVSFRTPVTGGHITQHPAAFQTSYLVDARTARPIDEWRYLTAVDVFSTAASGTVVAFGDSLTAGSGSTPNADRRWPDLLADRLKGGWGVANQGISGNRLLSDGRGGVAGVTRFERDVLGVTGVRTVIVALGINDAQTASPHLDPQQVVDALRRLTGQAHARGLRVIGVTLTPFEGIPNFTRSREAVRQEVNEQIRAGGVFDAYVDFDEVVRDLAAPERIRADYDSGDHLHFNDQGYQALADSIGLGLLTGAPQG from the coding sequence ATGTCCAGGGTCGCCCGTAGAGACCAAGCCGGACCGGACCCCGGCCCCCGCGAGCCCCGCCGCGGCTACGGGGCGGGCTCCGGCCTCCGCAGGCGCGCGCTGCTGCCCGCCCTCGTGGCCGGTACCGCCGTGCTCGCCGCGGCTCTCGCCCTCGGCACGGAACGGCTCGCCGGCCCCCACGGCAGCGACGTGCGGGCGGCCGGCGAGCACCCGGCCGGCCGCGAGTCCGCGGCGGCGGACGGCCGGTGGGTCGCCACCTGGACCGGGGCGCCGGTACGCGCCGCCCCGGTCGGCACACGCGAACCGGCGGGCACGGTCGTACGGAACGCCGTGCACAGCAGCGCCGGCGGTGTCGCCGCGCGCATCACCCTCTCGAACCTCTTCGGCACCGGCCCCCTCGTGGTCGACCACGCGCGGGTGAACTCCCGCCCGGTGACCTTCGGGGGCGCGGGCCGGGTCACCGTTCCGGCGGGCGGGCATGTCGTGAGCGACGCCGTGCGGACGAGGATCGCCGCCGACTCGGACCTCGTCGTGTCCTTCCGTACGCCCGTGACCGGCGGGCACATCACGCAGCACCCGGCCGCCTTCCAGACCTCGTACCTCGTCGACGCGCGCACCGCGCGGCCCATCGACGAGTGGCGCTATCTGACGGCCGTCGACGTCTTCAGTACGGCCGCCTCGGGCACGGTCGTCGCCTTCGGCGACTCGCTCACGGCCGGCAGCGGCTCCACCCCCAACGCCGACAGACGCTGGCCGGACCTCCTGGCCGACCGGCTGAAGGGCGGTTGGGGCGTGGCGAACCAGGGCATCTCGGGGAACCGCCTGCTGTCGGACGGCCGGGGCGGCGTCGCGGGCGTCACCCGGTTCGAACGGGACGTGCTGGGCGTCACCGGAGTGCGTACGGTGATCGTCGCGCTCGGCATCAACGACGCCCAGACCGCCTCCCCCCACCTCGACCCGCAGCAGGTCGTGGACGCCCTGCGCCGCCTCACCGGCCAGGCCCACGCCCGGGGGCTGCGGGTGATCGGGGTGACCCTGACCCCGTTCGAGGGCATCCCCAACTTCACCCGGTCCCGCGAGGCGGTGCGGCAGGAGGTCAACGAACAGATCCGGGCCGGCGGGGTGTTCGACGCGTACGTGGACTTCGACGAGGTGGTCCGCGACCTCGCCGCACCGGAACGCATCCGGGCCGACTACGACAGCGGCGACCATCTGCACTTCAACGACCAGGGCTACCAAGCCCTCGCCGACAGCATCGGCCTCGGCCTGCTGACCGGCGCCCCGCAGGGGTAG
- a CDS encoding DUF445 domain-containing protein — MGPDGGSDGTARPPREAGRAAAAPLAAFAYTAADEEKRRGVRRMKITATGLLLLVALVYVLATWAKNAHVGGWPGYVAAAAEAGMVGALADWFAVTALFRRPLGLPIPHTAIIPTKKDQLGASLGSFVGENFLSADVVRGRIHALGVGGRVGAWLAEPEHADRVTAELATALRGALKVLRDADVQAIVGEAITRRADAVEIGPGLGKMLEKVVADGGHRRVVDLVCVRAHDWLVLHGDAVMDAVQGGAPGWTPRFVDKRVGERVYKELLRFVTEMRDMPGHPARDSIDSFLADFAADLQTDRDTRERVERLKSEILGRREVQDVIASAWSSVRAMIIAAAEDERSELRLRARASLMSLGARLATDQRLQAKLEGWLEDAAAYVVTTYRTEITSLISDTVAGWDADQTSRKIEAHIGRDLQFIRINGTVVGALAGLAIYTVSRALGG, encoded by the coding sequence GTGGGTCCCGACGGCGGTTCTGACGGTACGGCACGGCCGCCGCGCGAGGCCGGACGGGCGGCCGCCGCACCCCTGGCCGCGTTCGCGTACACCGCCGCCGACGAGGAGAAACGGCGCGGGGTGCGCCGGATGAAGATCACCGCCACCGGGCTGCTCCTGCTGGTCGCCCTGGTGTACGTCCTCGCCACGTGGGCGAAGAACGCCCACGTGGGCGGCTGGCCCGGCTATGTCGCCGCCGCGGCCGAGGCGGGCATGGTGGGTGCGCTCGCCGACTGGTTCGCGGTGACGGCCCTCTTCCGTCGGCCGCTCGGACTGCCCATTCCGCACACCGCGATCATCCCGACCAAGAAGGACCAACTGGGGGCCTCGCTCGGCTCGTTCGTGGGCGAGAACTTCCTCTCCGCGGACGTGGTGCGCGGCCGGATCCACGCGCTGGGCGTCGGGGGGCGGGTCGGTGCCTGGCTCGCGGAGCCCGAGCACGCCGACCGGGTCACCGCCGAGCTGGCGACGGCGCTGCGCGGGGCGCTGAAGGTGCTGCGGGACGCCGATGTGCAGGCCATCGTGGGGGAGGCGATCACCCGGCGGGCCGACGCGGTGGAGATCGGCCCCGGGCTCGGGAAGATGCTGGAGAAGGTGGTGGCCGACGGCGGGCACCGCAGGGTCGTGGACCTGGTCTGCGTCCGGGCGCACGACTGGCTGGTTCTGCACGGTGACGCGGTGATGGACGCGGTGCAGGGCGGGGCGCCCGGCTGGACCCCGAGGTTCGTCGACAAGCGGGTGGGGGAGCGGGTCTACAAGGAGCTGCTGCGGTTCGTCACGGAGATGCGGGACATGCCGGGCCACCCGGCGCGCGACTCCATCGACTCGTTCCTGGCGGACTTCGCCGCCGACCTCCAGACGGACCGGGACACCCGGGAGCGGGTGGAGCGGCTGAAGTCGGAGATCCTGGGGCGTCGTGAGGTGCAGGACGTGATCGCCTCCGCCTGGTCCTCCGTACGCGCGATGATCATCGCGGCGGCCGAGGACGAACGGAGCGAACTGCGGCTGCGGGCCCGGGCCTCGCTGATGTCACTGGGCGCCCGCCTTGCCACCGACCAGCGACTTCAGGCCAAGCTGGAGGGGTGGTTGGAGGATGCGGCGGCGTATGTCGTCACCACCTACCGCACCGAGATCACCTCGCTGATCAGCGACACCGTCGCGGGCTGGGACGCCGACCAGACGTCACGGAAGATCGAGGCCCACATCGGCCGCGACCTCCAGTTCATCCGGATCAACGGCA